Proteins encoded by one window of Bacteroidota bacterium:
- a CDS encoding MotA/TolQ/ExbB proton channel family protein, translating into MKKEESTSGFSAMFAFIVVPVAFIVGILTYVYVLGNPHNFQGGDIEKEPVKDGIEHWFGVIHKGGLIVPILLSLLLTVIIFTVERFVTIIKATGSQNINVFSRNIKNKLDTGDVQGAMLACDKQKGSIANVARAGLAKYKEMSENHELAKDQKVLAIQKEFEEATTLELPMLEKNLVVLSTISSVATLVGLLGTVIGMIKAFSAMANAGAPDASALSTGISEALINTALGIGTSILAIVFYNMFTTRIDKLTYGIDESGYSITQTFAAKHS; encoded by the coding sequence ATGAAAAAAGAAGAATCAACCTCGGGCTTTTCAGCCATGTTTGCATTTATTGTTGTACCAGTAGCATTTATTGTGGGCATACTCACCTACGTCTATGTGCTAGGCAACCCACATAATTTTCAAGGTGGCGACATTGAAAAGGAGCCTGTAAAAGATGGTATTGAGCATTGGTTTGGTGTTATTCACAAGGGCGGATTAATTGTTCCCATTCTTTTGAGTTTGCTACTCACCGTTATTATATTTACAGTTGAGCGTTTTGTTACCATCATAAAGGCGACCGGCTCTCAGAACATCAATGTTTTTTCTCGCAATATCAAAAATAAACTTGATACAGGCGATGTACAAGGAGCCATGCTTGCCTGCGATAAGCAAAAAGGCAGCATAGCGAATGTTGCCCGTGCAGGTTTGGCTAAATATAAAGAGATGAGTGAAAACCATGAGTTGGCCAAAGACCAAAAAGTATTGGCTATTCAAAAAGAATTTGAGGAAGCTACCACTTTGGAATTACCCATGTTGGAAAAGAACTTGGTCGTATTATCTACCATATCATCGGTTGCCACACTGGTAGGTCTATTAGGTACTGTAATCGGTATGATTAAAGCGTTCTCGGCTATGGCCAATGCAGGTGCACCTGATGCTTCAGCACTGTCTACTGGTATTTCAGAAGCTCTTATAAATACAGCTTTAGGTATCGGCACCTCAATTTTAGCTATTGTGTTCTATAATATGTTCACCACCCGTATCGATAAACTTACTTATGGTATTGATGAGAGTGGTTATAGCATTACACAAACATTTGCAGCCAAGCATAGTTAA
- a CDS encoding biopolymer transporter ExbD translates to MPKVKIPRKSTFIDMTAMVDMGFLLVTFFMLATKFRPDEPVLVVLPSSTLTTPIPDKDLITITVSKEGRIFIGMDNPKHMSDMLDGFITRFAPNIKLNAEQKQKFSLQTSFGVPAKDLSSWLKLEPEELRRSQPGIKWDSIPDKNELFFWVWNARLASPRSQIALKADGETNYPIIKQVIQVLTNKTIQGHRFQMITSQEENRMAGSKPKEK, encoded by the coding sequence ATGCCAAAAGTAAAAATTCCCCGCAAAAGTACTTTCATCGACATGACGGCCATGGTGGACATGGGTTTCCTATTGGTAACGTTCTTTATGTTGGCCACTAAATTTAGACCCGACGAGCCCGTACTTGTGGTATTGCCATCGTCTACACTCACTACGCCCATCCCTGACAAAGACTTAATTACTATAACTGTAAGCAAAGAAGGTCGCATATTTATAGGTATGGACAATCCCAAGCACATGTCAGACATGCTAGATGGCTTTATTACCCGCTTTGCCCCTAATATCAAATTAAATGCAGAACAAAAACAAAAGTTTAGTTTGCAAACTAGTTTCGGTGTTCCTGCCAAAGATTTGTCCAGTTGGCTAAAACTTGAACCAGAGGAATTGAGGAGAAGCCAGCCCGGTATTAAATGGGATAGTATACCCGATAAAAATGAACTATTCTTCTGGGTGTGGAATGCCCGTTTGGCAAGTCCCCGTTCTCAAATAGCCCTTAAAGCAGATGGGGAGACCAACTACCCAATAATTAAACAAGTAATTCAGGTACTAACTAACAAAACCATTCAAGGCCACCGTTTCCAAATGATCACAAGTCAAGAGGAAAACAGAATGGCAGGCAGTAAACCTAAAGAGAAGTAA
- a CDS encoding biopolymer transporter ExbD, whose protein sequence is MADIESSGGGGGKHKGKKRGKKLSTRIDMTPMVDLAFLLVTFFMLATTMAKPSALEVTMPTDEKPKEDITIPESKSMTLILGKDDQIFWYMGMLTKDPVISKTTYGPANIRKVLKAKQIEVRNIFVQKAKSQEIVVLIKPMKDSKYRNLVDILDEFEICGIKQFAVVDFQPDDQKNLKKKGLVE, encoded by the coding sequence ATGGCAGATATAGAAAGCTCCGGCGGAGGTGGGGGCAAACATAAAGGGAAGAAAAGAGGCAAAAAACTCTCAACCCGAATAGACATGACACCCATGGTGGACTTGGCATTTTTGCTAGTTACCTTTTTTATGTTGGCCACCACAATGGCTAAACCAAGTGCCTTGGAAGTAACCATGCCCACAGATGAAAAACCTAAAGAAGATATAACCATACCTGAATCAAAGTCCATGACCCTGATTTTGGGAAAAGATGATCAAATATTTTGGTATATGGGTATGCTAACCAAAGACCCTGTGATATCTAAAACCACTTATGGCCCTGCCAATATTAGAAAAGTATTAAAAGCAAAACAAATAGAAGTGAGAAATATTTTTGTTCAAAAAGCTAAAAGTCAGGAAATAGTGGTATTAATTAAGCCGATGAAAGATAGCAAATACCGCAACTTAGTTGATATATTGGATGAGTTTGAAATTTGCGGCATCAAACAATTTGCAGTGGTAGATTTTCAACCAGATGACCAGAAAAACCTGAAGAAAAAAGGTTTAGTAGAATAA